The following proteins come from a genomic window of Drosophila sulfurigaster albostrigata strain 15112-1811.04 chromosome X, ASM2355843v2, whole genome shotgun sequence:
- the LOC133848664 gene encoding uncharacterized protein LOC133848664, translating into MFENEPIPDSQDKLIERLGDCDVPVDYMDLLSHRIRCHKIEIFHYEDEVSFTPRDEEEGEHDLSYGDDQFSVDRSDDIDRLLRLVKDLDCQIRRIELMQLLLKERQQQRAERVESGVTEASTEQLEKVKETKAAKQLVLSCQEQLEVRNLQHDQHRLQCEVNEMITNYRLLRSVLHILRGQMCAEHRECRHLDATMKNLQQWSEQVAGELPICKHRYQTILKTKVSKTEADRVIKANTAKAHRRARNFLSVRRMQFDLQEFHAEIDELLEYASDLRKEMQRRFGNVETQTETPTQTHRDDDREQVIDAGGDHLHHL; encoded by the coding sequence ATGTTCGAAAACGAGCCAATTCCTGACTCGCAGGACAAGCTGATCGAGCGACTGGGCGACTGCGATGTGCCCGTCGACTACATGGATCTGTTGAGTCACCGGATACGTTGCCACAAGATCGAGATCTTTCACTACGAAGACGAGGTGAGCTTCACGCCACGCGACGAAGAAGAAGGGGAGCACGATCTGAGCTATGGCGATGATCAGTTCAGTGTGGATCGCAGCGACGATATCGATCGCCTGCTGAGGCTGGTGAAGGATCTCGACTGCCAGATACGTCGCATCGAGctgatgcagctgctgctcaaggagcgacaacagcaaaggGCGGAGCGAGTGGAGAGCGGTGTGACCGAAGCATCCACCGAGCAATTAGAGAAGGTGAAGGAAACGAAGGCAGCGAAGCAACTAGTTTTGAGCTGCCAAGAGCAGCTGGAGGTTCGCAATCTGCAGCACGATCAGCATCGATTGCAGTGTGAGGTCAACGAGATGATCACCAACTATCGCCTCTTGCGCTCCGTTCTCCACATTCTGCGTGGCCAGATGTGTGCCGAGCATCGTGAGTGCCGTCATCTGGATGCCACAATGAAGAACTTGCAACAGTGGAGCGAACAAGTCGCTGGCGAGTTGCCCATTTGCAAGCATCGCTATCAAACGATCCTCAAGACAAAAGTGAGCAAAACCGAGGCGGATCGCGTCATCAAAGCGAACACGGCAAAGGCCCACCGACGTGCTCGGAATTTCCTTTCGGTGCGCCGCATGCAGTTCGATCTGCAAGAATTCCATGCGGAGATCGACGAGCTGCTCGAATACGCAAGTGATCTGCGCAAGGAGATGCAGCGTCGCTTCGGCAATGTCGAGACTCAGACTGAGACTCCGACTCAGACTCATCGTGACGACGATCGAGAGCAAGTGATCGACGCTGGAGGAGATCATCTCCATCATCtctga